In one Silene latifolia isolate original U9 population chromosome 10, ASM4854445v1, whole genome shotgun sequence genomic region, the following are encoded:
- the LOC141608099 gene encoding uncharacterized protein LOC141608099, producing the protein MLKVYHIRLRNSLFISSNNITRFTALIPRILIIIYENNLCNLVQAVANALQFFGSISGLEPNNEKTDIYFGGVSDNIKLRIKNLTGYSEGTFPFKYLGLPLHDSHLHGHMYDALLSKIHQCITHWTTKLLSYAGRLQLLNSILFGLEGYWCNTLLLPAGLLKTLNNLCRNYLWNSQEGQHRLYMKSWLACCCPRDEGGFNIKEVLSLNRVNLCKWLWHILSNNASVWATWHTVYNLKMHTIWTAEKSAHHSESWRALLHTRDHLLHFFGTAAHATSRLLSCVDSQGHFRVAKMYELLRTKFPKVHWTNVVWDSAVIPKHSFITALAAQAKLPTVDCIIKRGLCWVNWCILCRAASETHTHLFFNCVFSRDLWCSMLTWMRLPGRSMNLRQELSWSNARYARKHWKMRWFRCCLNATTYAIWHERNTRLFTGKESSPHALVRNLQLSIVVKVLDTNRSVTDEMLDHLNAIYV; encoded by the coding sequence ATGCTCAAAGTCTATCATATTCGACTACGcaattcacttttcatttcatccaacaacatCACAAGATTCACAGCtttaataccccgtattttgataataatttatgagaataactTATGTAATTTAGTTCAGGCTGTTGCTAACGCACTTCAGTTTTTTGGTTCCATTTCTGGATTAGAACCAAATAATGAGAAAACTGATATTTACTTTGGGGGTGTGTCTGATAACATTAAATTGAGGATTAAGAATCTCACTGGGTATTCTGAGGGGACTTTTCCTTTTAAGTACCTTGGCTTACCTTTACATGACAGTCACCTTCATGGTCATATGTACGATGCTCTGTTAAGTAAAATCCATCAGTGCATTACCCATTGGACCACAAAACTCCTCTCTTATGCTGGCAGACTTCAACTTTTAAATTCTATTCTTTTTGGGCTTGAGGGCTACTGGTGTAATACTCTTTTGTTGCCTGCTGGTTTACTAAAAACCCTGAATAACCTATGCAGGAACTATCTCTGGAATTCGCAGGAAGGTCAACATCGTCTGTATATGAAAAGTTGGCTAGCCTGCTGCTGCCCTAGGGATGAAGGAGGTTTTAACATAAAGGAAGTCCTCTCTTTGAATAGAGTAAACCTTTGCAAATGGCTCTGGCATATATTATCTAACAATGCTTCTGTCTGGGCTACTTGGCATACTGTTTATAATCTCAAAATGCACACCATTTGGACCGCTGAGAAAAGTGCTCATCACTCTGAGAGCTGGAGAGCCTTATTGCACACCAGAGATCACCTCCTACATTTCTTTGGTACTGCTGCACATGCTACTTCTAGACTTCTCAGTTGTGTGGATTCTCAGGGCCATTTCAGGGTTGCCAAAATGTATGAGCTGCTGCGGACTAAATTCCCCAAGGTGCACTGGACTAATGTTGTTTGGGATAGTGCTGTTATTCCCAAACATAGCTTTATTACTGCTCTTGCTGCCCAAGCAAAGCTTCCTACTGTGGATTGCATCATTAAAAGGGGATTGTGTTGGGTAAATTGGTGCATTCTCTGCCGTGCAGCCAGTGAGACTCACACCCATCTATTTTTCAACTGTGTTTTCTCTAGGGACTTATGGTGCAGCATGCTCACTTGGATGAGACTTCCTGGTCGAAGCATGAACCTAAGACAGGAGCTTAGCTGGTCCAATGCGAGGTATGCTAGGAAACATTGGAAAATGCGGTGGTTTCGTTGTTGCCTTAATGCTACTACGTATGCTATTTGGCATGAACGGAATACTCGTTTGTTTACTGGCAAGGAGTCTTCCCCACATGCTTTAGTTAGAAATCTTCAACTTAGCATAGTGGTTAAAGTGCTTGATACGAATAGATCTGTTACTGATGAGATGCTTGATCATCTCAATGCTATTTATGTTTAA